From a region of the Gossypium raimondii isolate GPD5lz chromosome 10, ASM2569854v1, whole genome shotgun sequence genome:
- the LOC105776653 gene encoding probable LRR receptor-like serine/threonine-protein kinase At3g47570 codes for MGYTSSYRKAWIAKQKGLNLLRLATASPLVRGNDTDQQALLQLKAKITGDQLNIMESWNSSIHLCQWIDVTCGRKHPRVTKLKLRVLKLSRSLSPYIGNLSFLRELNLTGNSFYNQIPQEIGGLRRLEALHLANNSISGEVPSNLSACSKLILVDMSNNQLTSEIPSLLDLLSNLKVLGFINNNLKGSIPPSLGNLSSLEKLGLEDNALSGIIPEAFGRLSNLSFFAISGNAISGIVHVPMFNLSNIRAFDIGINKIQGTLHSDLEINMLYVEFFSVMENQISRQIPISLSNATYLHVLEFSGNRFTGNVPSLEKLDKLSNLELGKNYLGHGREGDLNFLCSLFNNTKLSFLSIGKNNFGGEFPKCISNFSRTLRGLAMGENNILGKIPDGIGNLINLEVLVFSINQLSGPIPFNIGRLQKLKRFFANSNFLSGTIPHSIGNLSDNKLSGPIPPEVLGLPSLSILLNLSSNYLTGELSVGVEKLKILSILDVSQNRLSGLLPKNLCSCVSLEKLFLEGNLFEGPIPLSLSSLRGLEALDLSDNNLSGGIPKFLMRFGALKYLNLSFNDLEGLIPSEGVFKNTSATFVEGNSKLCGGIPELHLSRCNSKKSSKTSLKLKITIMVVISGVTSVFSIFFIIWFRMKKEQKPMTTHVENSLLQLPYQSILRTTNGFCPQNLVGSGSFGSVYKGILEANGAVIAVKVFNLLNHRASRSFLVECEALKNIRHRNLVKVLTAISGIDYQGNDFKALIYEFMENGSLEDWLHPSVGMNKPETMRNLNFFQRLNVAIDVAHALEYLHHRCETPIIHCDLKPSNVLLDGEMVGHISDFGLAKIHSVDKLNYSTNESSSLGLRGTIGYAPPEYGTGSELSTNGYVYSYGILLLEMLTGQRPTNERFKEGLSLNNFVKTALPDRVVEIIDPVLLQENVRGGTAAYITLNENNLGNDIHLQCLNSIFEIGLACSTESPSERMNMSNVITKLCSIRDKLLRPTRLRRGI; via the exons atggggtacacgtcCTCTTatcgcaaggcttggatagctaagcaaaag GGTCTTAACTTGCTTCGTTTAGCAACAGCAAGCCCTCTAGTTAGAGGAAATGACACTGATCAACAAGCTTTACTCCAGTTGAAAGCCAAGATAACTGGTGATCAGCTCAACATTATGGAGTCCTGGAATAGCTCCATTCACTTATGCCAATGGATCGATGTTACATGCGGTCGCAAGCATCCAAGAGTCACCAAGTTGAAACTTCGAGTCCTCAAACTCTCTAGATCATTGTCACCCTACATTGGAAACTTGAGCTTCCTCAGGGAGTTGAATCTTACGGGCAACAGCTTCTACAACCAAATTCCTCAAGAAATCGGTGGTTTAAGAAGGCTGGAAGCATTACACCTGGCCAATAACTCCATCAGTGGTGAAGTTCCTTCTAATTTATCTGCTTGTTCTAAGCTTATATTAGTTGATATGTCGAACAACCAGCTAACGAGTGAAATACCTTCTTTGCTGGATCTCTTGTCAAACCTAAAAGTATTAGGTTTTATCAACAATAATTTGAAAGGGAGTATCCCACCATCGTTGGGGAACTTGTCATCCTTGGAGAAACTTGGTTTGGAGGATAATGCATTAAGTGGGATTATACCTGAAGCTTTTGGACGACTGAGCAATCTTTCATTTTTCGCCATATCCGGAAATGCGATTTCTGGTATTGTTCATGTCCCAATGTTCAATCTCTCCAATATTAGAGCCTTTGATATTGGTATAAACAAGATTCAAGGTACTCTTCATTCTGATTTAGAAATCAATATGCTTTATGTTGAGTTCTTTTCTGTAATGGAAAACCAAATCTCTAGACAAATTCCAATTTCACTATCCAATGCCACATACCTTCATGTCCTTGAATTTTCTGGAAACAGATTCACTGGAAACGTGCCTTCATTAGAAAAGCTAGATAAACTGTCTAACCTTGAACTAGGAAAAAACTATTTGGGACATGGGAGAGAAGGTGACTTGAACTTTCTCTGCAGTTTATTCAATAATACCAAACTGAGCTTTTTATCTATaggcaaaaataattttggaggGGAATTTCCGAAATGCATTAGCAATTTTTCTAGAACCCTTCGGGGTTTAGCGATGGGTGAGAACAACATTTTGGGAAAAATCCCGGATGGGATTGGAAATCTCATCAATTTGGAGGTGCTTGTGTTTTCAATAAATCAACTATCAGGTCCCATTCCCTTCAATATTGGGAGGCTCCAAAAGCTAAAAAGATTTTTCGCTAATAGTAATTTTCTCTCTGGGACTATTCCCCATTCTATAGGAAATTTATCAGA TAACAAGCTTAGTGGACCAATACCCCCTGAAGTGCTTGGACTTCCATCCTTGTCCATTCTACTAAATTTGTCTTCTAATTATTTGACTGGTGAACTTTCTGTTGGagtagaaaaactaaaaattctaagtATATTGGATGTTTCTCAAAATAGATTATCTGGTTTGCTTCCAAAAAACCTATGTAGTTGTGTAAGTCTAGAGAAGTTGTTCTTGGAAGGCAATTTGTTTGAAGGACCCATTCCGTTATCTTTGAGTTCATTGAGAGGTCTTGAGGCATTAGACTTATCTGACAATAATCTTTCCGGTGGGATTCCAAAATTTCTTATGCGATTTGGGGCATTAAAGTATCTAAACCTCTCTTTCAATGATTTGGAGGGACTAATACCAAGTGAAGGAGTATTTAAGAATACAAGTGCTACATTTGTTGAGGGAAATAGTAAGCTTTGTGGAGGCATCCCTGAGTTACACTTGTCAAGATGTAACTccaaaaaatcatcaaaaacttcCCTTAAATTGAAGATCACAATAATGGTTGTGATTTCAGGAGTGACTTCAGTATTCTctattttcttcatcatttggtTTAGAATGAAAAAAGAGCAGAAGCCAATGACAACTCATGTAGAAAATTCTCTTTTACAGTTACCGTACCAAAGCATCCTAAGGACTACTAACGGATTCTGCCCTCAAAATTTGGTTGGTTCGGGAAGCTTCGGATCTGTATACAAGGGAATTCTTGAAGCGAATGGAGCAGTTATTGCAGTAAAGGTGTTTAATCTTTTGAATCATAGAGCTTCCAGGAGTTTCTTGGTTGAATGCGAGGCTTTGAAGAACATTCGACATCGTAATCTTGTCAAGGTATTAACAGCCATTTCAGGTATCGATTATCAAGGCAATGATTTTAAAGCCTTGATTTATGAGTTCATGGAAAATGGAAGCTTGGAGGATTGGCTACATCCATCTGTTGGCATGAATAAACCAGAGACGATGAGAAACCTAAATTTCTTTCAAAGACTTAATGTGGCCATAGATGTTGCTCATGCACTCGAATATCTGCACCATCGTTGTGAGACGCCGATCATTCATTGTGACCTCAAGCCAAGCAATGTTTTACTCGATGGGGAAATGGTTGGTCATATAAGTGACTTCGGCTTAGCAAAAATCCATTCTGTAGATAAGCTTAACTATTCTACTAATGAATCAAGCTCCCTTGGATTAAGAGGAACTATCGGCTATGCTCCACCTG AATATGGCACGGGAAGCGAGTTGTCCACAAATGGCTATGTGTATAGTTATGGCATCCTCTTGTTAGAGATGTTAACAGGGCAAAGGCCAACAAATGAAAGGTTCAAAGAAGGTTTAAGTCTTAACAACTTTGTCAAAACAGCTTTGCCCGATCGAGTAGTTGAGATTATAGATCCCGTTCTTCTTCAAGAAAATGTCCGAGGAGGAACAGCCGCCTACATCACTCTTAATGAAAACAACCTGGGAAATGACATACATCTTCAGTGCTTGAATTCAATATTCGAAATAGGACTCGCTTGTTCTACCGAATCACCTAGTGAGAGGATGAACATGAGTAATGTTATTACCAAGCTTTGTTCAATTAGAGACAAGCTTCTTCGTCCAACTCGGTTACGTCGTGGTATTTGA